A DNA window from Hordeum vulgare subsp. vulgare chromosome 1H, MorexV3_pseudomolecules_assembly, whole genome shotgun sequence contains the following coding sequences:
- the LOC123414127 gene encoding B1-hordein-like — MKTFLIFALLAIAATSTIAQQQPFPQQPIPQQPQPYPQQPQPYPQQPFQPQQPFPQQTIPQQPQQPQPYPQQPFPPQQAFPQQPPFWPQQPFPQQPPFGLQQPILSQQQPCTPQQTPLPQGQLYQTLLQLQIPYVQPSILQQLNPCKVFLQQQCSPVRMPQLIARSQMLQQSSCHVLQQQCCQQLPQIPEQFRHEAIRAIVYSIFLQEQPQQSVQGVSQPQQQLQQEQVGQCYFQQPQPQQLGQPQQVPQSVFLQPHQIAQLEATTSIALRTLPTMCNVNVPLYDIMPFGVGTRVGV; from the coding sequence ATGAAGACCTTCCTCATCTTTGCACTCCTCGCCATTGCGGCAACAAGTACGATTGCACAGCAACAACCATTTCCACAACAACCCATCCCACAACAGCCACAACCAtacccacaacaaccacaaccatatCCACAACAACCCTTCCAACCGCAACAACCATTTCCACAACAAACCatcccacaacaaccacaacaaccacaaccatatCCACAACAACCCTTCCCACCGCAACAAGCATTTCCACAACAACCACCATTTTGGCCACAACAACCATTTCCACAGCAACCACCATTTGGGCTACAACAACCAATTCTATCGCAACAACAACCATGTACACCACAACAAACACCACTCCCACAAGGACAACTGTACCAAACGCTTCTGCAACTACAAATACCCTATGTTCAACCATCTATTTTGCAACAGCTAAACCCatgcaaggtattcctccagcagCAGTGCAGCCCCGTGCGAATGCCACAACTTATTGCTAGGTCGCAAATGTTGCAGCAGAGCAGTTGCCATGTGTTGCAGCAACAATGTTGCCAGCAACTGCCGCAAATCCCCGAACAATTCCGCCATGAGGCAATCCGTGCAATCGTCTACTCTATCTTTCTGCAAGAACAACCCCAACAGTCGGTCCAAGGTGTCTCCCAACCCCAACAACAGTTGCAGCAGGAGCAAGTCGGACAATGTTATTTCCAACAACCTCAACCACAACAACTTggtcaaccacaacaggtaccacAGAGTGTTTTCTTGCAGCCACACCAGATAGCTCAGCTTGAGGCGACGACTTCCATTGCGCTGCGTACCCTACCAACGATGTGCAATGTTAATGTGCCATTGTATGACATCATGCCATTCGGCGTTGGCACTAGAGTTGGTGTCTAA